ACGATCAAGATGATCCTTCAGCAGGAAATGGACAGCTGAAAGAAAATGTTAGTGACGGTATATAGTGCTTACCAAGGACACATACCTGAAATGTTTGGAAGTTCAAAACGGAAGATAGGTTTACCAGTGTCGTCGTCACCCAACAGCTCTCGAATCTTATTCACAGTGAGAACACTTCGGAGCCAGTCCCATTCGTCAGTGTTTCTAACGAAGAATCCGACGTTGGCATCTGATCCTTTGTCGCCTGAGCGAGCATGGACGATGTAACCGAGAGGAGCCCTTGTGGTTGGTCCAAAACTAGACAAATCGACGGGGGACGTGGTCTCATAGGTTGACTGCTCGTATAAAAAGTCCTGAGTATCGGTCGGTGCTGCGATTGGAATCTCTAGTCCCTTTTCAGGAACATGAGCGACGTGCGTGATGTCTTTCTGCGGGAGAAGGGCAACAAAGTATTCGTAGTATGGCTTAGGGACCGCTTGTCGAGCATCCACTGCGAATGTCGCACCAGGGTACGATTGCATAATGACATCTGTCACCGGACGCAGGAAGTTTGCAGTAGAGAGGGCCTCTTCGGTTCGTGACTGAGCAAAGATGCGTACGTCAACGGTAGCAGCATCTTGGCTCCTTGGGTTCTCGGGACACCGACCGTTGACGCGAAACTTGAGGCAGTGGAACTTGGACTCATCGAGCATAGCTCGGACTTGCCTCTCGAGCAAGGCGGCCTTTTCCTCGATATCCAGACCGCAAAGGAAGTAATGTGCTTCGGCTTGATAACCACCTTTTGCGGTAATGCCGACCTTTGTAGTGGGAGGTGGCTTTAGACCGCTCACGTTGTGTACGAATCTATCGTCATAGTTAGTAAAGTACTCAGAGCGATGGAAGTATGTTTGGCGCTTACACTTTGTCCTTTGCAGCCTGTTCCAACTTTATGTTGTCAAGCTTGGCTACTACGTCGGAGTTGTAATACAGAGGACCCTGGATCTCGTAAAGGAGCTGTGCCTTGCAGGTATCGACAGTAACCATTCCATCTCGATCCTTCTGCTTGGTGACATAGAAGTCACCATTGCTTTGCATCTCGACGATGGGAAAGGCGAGATTTGTCGATTCACCAGGTAAGTCTTTGAAGCCGGTAAAGTTGCCACCGGTCACGTATGTCGAGCACTCGATGAAGTGACCAGCAACGAATGCCGACGCGAGTTGCTGGTAgtcttctctcttccagCCAAAATGGTAGGCTGCGCATCCGATAGTGGGCGAGGCATCTGCAACTCGACCGCAGAGGACAATGTCGGCCCCATGCTTGAGGGCCTCGACAATGCCCCAGCCACCCAGATAACACTGGGCGTAGATGGGTTCCAAGCCCCAGTCCGAGAGATTTCCTCCTATTAGAGATGAGGAACAG
This genomic stretch from Fusarium oxysporum f. sp. lycopersici 4287 chromosome 5, whole genome shotgun sequence harbors:
- a CDS encoding hypothetical protein (At least one base has a quality score < 10), which produces MGSITDKLLRIASASGSVTDRRHALADLAKNEDVDFIVGDWLSEYNMTTRGGGKVDSAGSTDEFELSFLEALDPALPHLASSRARLVVNAGASDTKKLHDVVVEKIAAAGLSLKVAWIGGDEVFDVVKKAIDKGDAFKSLTHGGNLSDWGLEPIYAQCYLGGWGIVEALKHGADIVLCGRVADASPTIGCAAYHFGWKREDYQQLASAFVAGHFIECSTYVTGGNFTGFKDLPGESTNLAFPIVEMQSNGDFYVTKQKDRDGMVTVDTCKAQLLYEIQGPLYYNSDVVAKLDNIKLEQAAKDKVFVHNVSGLKPPPTTKVGITAKGGYQAEAHYFLCGLDIEEKAALLERQVRAMLDESKFHCLKFRVNGRCPENPRSQDAATVDVRIFAQSRTEEALSTANFLRPVTDVIMQSYPGATFAVDARQAVPKPYYEYFVALLPQKDITHVAHVPEKGLEIPIAAPTDTQDFLYEQSTYETTSPVDLSSFGPTTRAPLGYIVHARSGDKGSDANVGFFVRNTDEWDWLRSVLTVNKIRELLGDDDTGKPIFRFELPNISAVHFLLKDHLDRGVASSSTYDVLGKNVAEYLRCKPVDIPTRFLERGKI